ATTCCGGAATGGATAAGGCGATGGTCCGTATTTTAGCGGCCCCTTGCCGTCGATCGGCTCGCCCAGCGCGTTAACGACCCGGCCGAGCCAGGCCTCCGACGGCCGCACGCTCATCGCCGAGGACGACACCAGCGCCCGGCAGCCGCGGCGCACGCCTTCCAGCGGCGCGAACGGCATGGCCAGCGCCAGCTTGCCGGAGAAACCGACCACCTCGCAGGGCACCGGGCCGTTACCGCCCTCGATGGTCAGCCTTGAGCCGACCGACATGGCGTAAAGCGGCCCGGCGACCTCGACCATCAGGCCGCGCACGCCGACCACCCGGCCGTAGATCTCGACGCCGTCGATGTCGGTAAGTTGTTCCGCCAATGCCTTCATGGATGCGCTCGCGCCCCTGTAGGACGCCCATTTTCACCTTTTAGGCGCCCGGAACTCGCCCCAGGACCCTGTGAAAAACGCCGTAAACCCGCCCTTAGGCTTACCGGGCAAACCCGGTCATTAACGTCGTGTTTACCCGCGTCGTTAATCATTGGGTCATCGTCCGGAAGATGGAACCGGGGCCGATCGGCGATTCGCCGCCCTGTCCCCGCCACCCGATGGGCTGATCGTGTACGCCGCCGGCAGAAAGCTAAATGGCGGTCAAACCGGAGCAGAAGCTAGGTCGTGGCCAAAAAACCACTCGGCAGCAAGAGTTTAGGGCGATTCGGCGCCGTGGCGCCAGCAAACGCTTGCGGCCAAGAATCAGGTTTTGTTAACCATGTCGTCATAGTGTCGAATCGGTTTGTCCCACCGCGTTTTTTTCAAGAACTCGCCGCCCATGCGGCGCTGACCCAGAGCCCGGCTGCGGCGAGATAGGGGACTACAATGCGCGTTCTACTCATCGAAGATGACAGCGCGACGGCTCAATCCATCGAGCTGATGCTGAAATCCGAGAGCTTCAACGTCTACACCACCGACCTCGGCGAGGAAGGCGTGGACCTCGGCAAGCTCTACGACTACGACATTATCCTCCTCGACCTGAACCTCCCCGACATGTCGGGTTTCGAGGTTCTGCGCTCCCTTCGGGTCTCGAAGGTGAAGACGCCGATCCTGATCCTCTCCGGCCTCGCCGGCATCGAGGACAAGGTCAAGGGTCTCGGCTTCGGCGCCGACGACTACATGACCAAGCCGTTCCACAAGGACGAACTGATCGCCCGCATCCACGCGATCGTCCGCCGCTCCAAGGGTCACGCCCAGTCGGTCATCAACACCGGCGACCTGGTGGTCAACCTCGACACCAAGACGGTCGAAGTCACCGGCCAGCGCGTGCATCTGACGGGCAAGGAATACCAGATGCTCGAGCTGCTCTCGCTGCGCAAGGGCACGACGCTGACCAAGGAGATGTTCCTCAATCATCTCTACGGCGGCATGGACGAGCCGGAACTGAAAATCATCGACGTGTTCATCTGCAAGCTGCGCAAGAAGCTGGCCAACGCGTCGGACGGCAAGAACTACATCGAAACCGTCTGGGGCCGCGGCTATGTGCTGCGCGAGCCGACCGAGGCGGACGAGCGGATCCCCGCTTAAGCCGCTCCGCTCTCCAGGGCGACATAAAAAACCCCGCCAGCGATGGCGGGGTTTTTGTTTGCGGCACGTAACTTACATTGGTCCTCAGAAGTCGTCCGGCAATCACCGCATTGCTGCCGGGTCCGCCATCCGGCTTCAGGAGAAATTGAGCTCGATATAAAGGTCAGTAATCTTCGGTGCGATGCCGGCTTTCTTCCACGAAGCCTTCGCCGGATTCTTCTTCGGATCGCAATCTTGCGGATTGTCGCCGTCCATCTGCAGGACGCGGCCGGACGTCTGTTCTTTCAGCTTCTTGAAGAGATTGGCGGCGGGCATTTTCCAGCCGTTCTTCTTCTTGATGTTGGGATCCTGCTTGTGCACCGGAATAAGGGCCACCAGGCGATCGTTCGTCATCATCTCGAAGATCTTCGGCAGGGTCGCGTTGTGACTCGCATGGTGCCCAACCTTGTAGAAAACGGTGCGCGCCATCAGATCCTCGAACGTCGCTCCATCCACCCATTCGATTGACGGCCAGCTCAGCCAGTTGCCGGTCTGAGCGTCGGCCGCGAACAGCAGAACCTTGCCGCTGTCAACCAGCTCGATGGCCAGCACCAGGCTGGAATTGTTGGTGAACGTGTCGAGATACAGGGCGAGATTTTCGGCTTGCCCGAGCCAGTCTTCGTCGATCGTGCGCCAGGGCGCGGCCTGATATCGTTCGCGCATGCCCTTGAGCCGTTCGGATGGCGCGGCCGCGACAGGCCGCTTGACGCTCTGATCGAACGGAAACTGCGCCTCCTCCGCCAGCATTTCCTGGCTCTTGCCATCGACGGCGCCCAAGAGCTGCTGCGCAGCCGCGAACTGAGACGCAAGCCCGCGAGCCAGCGAGACGGCGGCGACGTGCTTGTCGTAGGTCTCGTCCTTCTTGGGATCCTTGTCGAACAGGAGGTCCTCGTCGCGCGGCGGT
The Pseudolabrys sp. FHR47 genome window above contains:
- a CDS encoding MBL fold metallo-hydrolase, which gives rise to MAKVSATVRMYKLFELGDCFLVTFTAGRKKSRMLIDCGSFRNSKESAERLKEIVKSIGKELGNAPIDVVVGTHQHNDHVSGFVHAGPQFEEIGINEVWLSWLDDPSDAAARRIGKEYKNLVSALVGVQSAIRNKALGVRGARSREVLDDVLGFYEAKGAAGPPVLPADAVKFLESVSGKPKYLSPGAILNMPGLPAGAVRVYVLGPPRDEDLLFDKDPKKDETYDKHVAAVSLARGLASQFAAAQQLLGAVDGKSQEMLAEEAQFPFDQSVKRPVAAAPSERLKGMRERYQAAPWRTIDEDWLGQAENLALYLDTFTNNSSLVLAIELVDSGKVLLFAADAQTGNWLSWPSIEWVDGATFEDLMARTVFYKVGHHASHNATLPKIFEMMTNDRLVALIPVHKQDPNIKKKNGWKMPAANLFKKLKEQTSGRVLQMDGDNPQDCDPKKNPAKASWKKAGIAPKITDLYIELNFS
- the ctrA gene encoding response regulator transcription factor CtrA yields the protein MRVLLIEDDSATAQSIELMLKSESFNVYTTDLGEEGVDLGKLYDYDIILLDLNLPDMSGFEVLRSLRVSKVKTPILILSGLAGIEDKVKGLGFGADDYMTKPFHKDELIARIHAIVRRSKGHAQSVINTGDLVVNLDTKTVEVTGQRVHLTGKEYQMLELLSLRKGTTLTKEMFLNHLYGGMDEPELKIIDVFICKLRKKLANASDGKNYIETVWGRGYVLREPTEADERIPA